One part of the Engraulis encrasicolus isolate BLACKSEA-1 chromosome 17, IST_EnEncr_1.0, whole genome shotgun sequence genome encodes these proteins:
- the LOC134467811 gene encoding uncharacterized protein LOC134467811: MASCLVCDSTVHRAGRNALQCDHCSGWQHRRCNTGISQDLSNQLHNGHADIKWTCNKCCDMTATDRSSGDHHPASTPLLDEPWSPASWAAPMEEPLDDHPGGSSYEVVEAGTKRGRPQLIDNLGFCFSIVHRLANSITWRCTARPVGAPCRAKVVERDGTFEAGQHQHNHAPNIGAATAVKVAARVKREAASDLSKSAAAIVQEVLLEELSDATCSALSKPGALARAANRHRQKIRPSFSRGNVRVSRVNKRRHPASAPPPVASLDPASQTGTNTSTEESQPMEDMMSDNQPAASSYKVVEAGTKRGRPQLIDKLGFCFSIVHRLANSITWRCTARPVGAPCRAKVVERDGTFEAGQHQHNHAPNVSAARAAKVAARVKREAASDLSKPAAAIVQEVLLEELSDATCPALLKPGALTRAANRHRQNLRPPSSQGNVRVSRVNKRRHPVEHAIPVYRKTSPTSYVKEMQTSSGPATNASTPLLVAALAPTSQTGNNTSMEESQPGERKVLDNQPVASSYEIVEAGTKRGRPQLIDNLGYCYGVVRGVLNAVTWRCTARRVGTGCRATVVQRDGVFEAGRHQHNHAPNVGAATAAKVAARVKREAASDLSKPAAAIVQEVLLQELSDATCPAISKPGALARAANRHRQNLRPTSSQGNVRVSRVKKQRHPAEHAIPVYRKTSPTSCAKEMRASSGPATNASIPLSVAPLTPTSQTGNNASMEESQPVERKVLDNQSVASSYEVFEAGTKRGRPQLIDNLGYCYGVVRGVPDAVTWRCTTRPVGTACRATVVQRDGVFEAGRHQHNHAPNVGAATAAKIAARVKREAASDLSKSAAAIVQEVLLEELSDATCPALSKPGALARAANRHRQNLRPPSSQGNVRVSRVKKRHPAEHAIPVYRKTSPTGCAEEMRTSSGPELNASTPPPVASLAPTSQTGNNASTEESQPEEGKVLDNQSVASSYEVVEAGTKRGRPQLIDNLGYCYGVVRGVLNAITWRCTARPVGTPCRATVVQRDGVFEAGRHQHNHRPNVGAATAAKVAARVKREAASDFSKSAALIVQEVLLEELRDATCTALSNTVALARAANRHRKKIRPSFSRGNVRVLRVNKRRHPASVPPPVAPLAPESQTGNNASMEESQPVEEMVSDNQPVASSYEVVEAGTKRGRPQLIDNLGYCYGVVRGVPDAVTWRCTTRPVGTGCRATVVQRDGVFEAGRHQHNHTPNVGAATAAKIAIRVKREAASDFSKSAALIVQEVLLEELSDATCPALSKPGALTRAANRHRKKIRPSFSRGNVRVLRVNKRRHPASVPPPVAPLAPASLTGNKASMEESQPVEEIVLDNQPVASSYEVVEAGTKRGRPQLIDNLGYCFRVVYRASNGVTWRCTARRVGTGCRATVVQCHGVFEAGRHQHNHTPNVGAATAAKIAKRVKREAASDLSKPAAAIVQEVLLEEVGDMPCPALPKPETLARLANRHRQNMRPSFSQKNVQVSRDNESLPLAPASQTGKNTAMGESLEEQPVEETVLGDQPVASSYEVVEAGTKRGRPQLIDNVGYCFRVVHRASNGVTWRCTARRVGTGCRATVVERDGVFEAGRHQHNHRPNVGAATAAKLFACVRREAASDLSKSAAAIVKEVLLKEVSDAPCPALLKPGALARAAYRIRKKMRPSLSRGVIRVSGDMERRHSVSTSSPVPPLSTVSQTMNKESTEESHEVQPVEKMVLDDQPVASSYEVVEAGSKRGRPQLINNLGYCFGVVRRAPNGVTWRCTARRVGTECRATVVQRDGVFEAGRHQHNHAPNVGAATAAKVAARVKREAASDLSKSAAAIVQEVLLKEVSNAPCPALSKPGALARLANRHRQNLRQNPPSKRNRPSRENKQKPASKRAREDFQQVD; encoded by the exons ATGGCTTCATGCTTAGTGTGTGACTCCACAGTCCACAGAGCTGGACGGAATGCCCTTCAATGTGACCATTGCTCAGGATGGCAACACAGAAGATGCAATACCG GTATATCGCAAGACCTCTCAAACCAGCTGCACAACGGACATGCGGACATCAAGTGGACCTGCAACAAATGCTGTGACATGACTGCCACAGATCGATCCTCTGGAGACCATCACCCTGCGTCCACACCCTTGCTGGATGAACCCTGGTCCCCTGCGTCCTGGGCAGCACCCATGGAGGAGCCCCTAGATGACCATCCAGGTGGATCATCTTACGAAGTTGTCGAGGCTGGGACAAAGAGAGGACGTCCGCAGTTGATCGACAACCTGGGCTTCTGTTTTAGCATTGTCCATCGTCTCGCCAACTCCATAACCTGGAGATGTACTGCCCGTCCGGTAGGCGCACCATGCAGAGCCAAAGTGGTGGAGCGTGATGGCACGTTTGAAGCAGGACAGCACCAGCACAACCACGCACCCAACATTGGCGCTGCCACAGCAGTCAAAGTTGCAGCCCGCGTGAAGAGAGAGGCAGCGAGTGACTTGTCTAAGTCGGCAGCAGCCATCGTTCAAGAGGTGTTGCTCGAGGAACTCAGTGATGCAACTTGCTCAGCACTCTCAAAGCCGGGAGCCTTGGCAAGGGCAGCCAATCGCCATCGCCAGAAGATTAGACCATCCTTTTCCAGAGGGAATGTCAGAGTGAGCAGGGTCAACAAACGGCGACACCCTGCATCCGCACCACCCCCAGTTGCCTCCTTGGACCCTGCATCCCAAACAGGGACCAACACGTCCACGGAGGAGTCCCAACCAATGGAAGATATGATGTCGGACAACCAGCCAGCGGCATCGTCTTACAAAGTTGTCGAGGCTGGGACAAAGAGAGGACGTCCACAGTTGATAGACAAGTTGGGCTTCTGTTTTAGCATTGTCCATCGTCTCGCCAACTCCATAACCTGGAGATGTACTGCCCGTCCAGTAGGCGCACCATGCAGAGCCAAAGTGGTGGAGCGTGATGGTACGTTTGAAGCAGGACAACACCAGCACAACCACGCACCCAATGTCAGCGCTGCCAGAGCAGCCAAAGTTGCGGCCCGCGTGAAGAGAGAGGCAGCGAGTGACTTGTCTAAGCCGGCAGCAGCCATCGTTCAAGAGGTGTTACTCGAGGAACTCAGTGATGCAACTTGCCCAGCACTCTTAAAGCCGGGAGCCTTGACAAGGGCAGCCAATCGCCATCGCCAGAACCTGAGACCACCATCCTCTCAGGGGAACGTTCGAGTGAGCAGGGTCAACAAACGGCGTCACCCTGTAGAACATGCAATACCG GTATATCGCAAGACCTCTCCAACCAGCTATGTCAAAGAGATGCAGACATCGAGTGGACCTGCAACAAATGCATCCACACCCTTGCTAGTTGCTGCCTTGGCCCCTACATCCCAGACAGGGAACAACACGTCCATGGAGGAGTCCCAACCAGGGGAAAGGAAGGTGTTGGACAATCAGCCAGTGGCATCATCTTACGAAATTGTTGAGGCTGGGACAAAGAGAGGGCGTCCACAGTTGATAGACAACCTGGGCTACTGTTATGGTGTTGTTCGTGGTGTACTCAATGCCGTAACCTGGAGATGTACTGCCCGTCGGGTAGGCACAGGATGCAGAGCCACAGTGGTACAGCGTGATGGTGTGTTTGAAGCAGGCCGGCACCAGCACAACCACGCACCCAACGTTGGTGCTGCCACAGCAGCCAAAGTTGCTGCCCGCGTGAAGAGAGAGGCGGCGAGTGACTTGTCTAAGCCGGCAGCAGCCATCGTTCAAGAGGTGTTGCTCCAGGAACTCAGTGATGCAACTTGCCCAGCAATCTCAAAGCCGGGAGCATTGGCAAGGGCAGCCAATCGCCATCGTCAGAACCTGAGACCAACATCTTCTCAGGGGAACGTTCGAGTGAGCAGGGTCAAGAAACAGCGACACCCTGCAGAACATGCAATACCT GTATATCGCAAGACCTCTCCAACCAGCTGTGCAAAGGAAATGCGGGCATCGAGTGGACCTGCAACAAATGCATCCATACCCTTGTCAGTTGCCCCCTTGACCCCTACATCCCAGACAGGGAACAACGCGTCCATGGAGGAGTCCCAACCAGTGGAAAGGAAGGTGTTGGACAATCAGTCAGTGGCATCGTCTTATGAAGTTTTCGAGGCTGGGACAAAGAGAGGACGTCCGCAGCTGATAGACAACCTGGGCTACTGTTATGGTGTTGTTCGTGGTGTACCCGATGCCGTAACCTGGAGATGCACCACCCGTCCGGTAGGCACAGCATGCAGAGCCACAGTGGTACAGCGTGATGGTGTGTTTGAAGCAGGACGGCACCAGCACAACCACGCACCCAACGTTGGTGCTGCCACAGCAGCCAAAATTGCAGCCCGCGTGAAGAGAGAGGCAGCGAGTGACTTGTCTAAGTCGGCAGCAGCCATCGTTCAAGAGGTGTTACTCGAGGAACTCAGTGATGCAACTTGCCCAGCACTCTCAAAGCCGGGAGCATTGGCTAGGGCAGCCAATCGCCATCGTCAGAACCTGAGACCACCATCCTCTCAGGGCAATGTTAGAGTGAGCAGGGTGAAGAAACGACACCCTGCAGAACATGCAATACCG GTATATCGCAAGACCTCTCCAACCGGCTGTGCAGAGGAGATGCGGACATCGAGTGGACCTGAATTGAATGCATCCACACCACCGCCAGTTGCCTCCTTGGCCCCTACATCCCAGACAGGGAACAACGCGTCCACGGAGGAGTCCCAACCAGAGGAAGGGAAGGTGTTGGACAATCAGTCAGTGGCATCATCTTACGAAGTTGTTGAGGCTGGGACAAAGAGAGGACGTCCGCAGTTGATAGACAACCTGGGCTACTGTTATGGTGTTGTTCGTGGTGTACTCAATGCCATAACCTGGAGATGTACTGCCCGTCCGGTAGGCACACCATGCAGAGCCACAGTGGTACAGCGTGATGGTGTATTTGAAGCAGGCCGGCACCAGCACAACCATCGACCCAATGTCGGCGCTGCCACAGCAGCCAAAGTTGCAGCCCGCGTGAAGAGAGAGGCGGCGAGTGACTTCTCTAAGTCGGCAGCTCTCATCGTTCAAGAGGTGTTGCTCGAGGAACTCAGGGATGCAACTTGCACTGCACTCTCAAATACAGTAGCCTTGGCGAGGGCAGCCAATCGCCATCGGAAGAAGATCAGACCATCCTTTTCCAGAGGGAATGTCAGAGTGCTCAGGGTCAACAAACGGCGACACCCTGCATCCGTACCACCGCCAGTTGCCCCCTTGGCCCCTGAATCCCAAACGGGGAACAACGCATCCATGGAGGAGTCCCAACCAGTGGAAGAGATGGTGTCGGACAACCAGCCAGTGGCATCATCTTATGAAGTTGTCGAGGCTGGGACAAAGAGAGGACGTCCGCAGTTGATAGACAACCTGGGCTACTGTTATGGTGTTGTTCGTGGTGTACCCGATGCCGTAACCTGGAGATGCACCACCCGTCCGGTAGGCACAGGATGCAGAGCCACAGTGGTACAGCGTGATGGTGTGTTTGAAGCAGGCCGGCACCAGCACAACCACACACCCAACGTTGGTGCTGCCACAGCAGCCAAAATTGCAATCCGCGTGAAGAGAGAGGCGGCGAGTGACTTCTCTAAGTCGGCAGCTCTCATCGTTCAAGAGGTGTTGCTCGAGGAACTCAGTGATGCAACTTGCCCAGCACTCTCAAAGCCGGGAGCATTGACAAGGGCAGCCAATCGCCATCGGAAGAAGATTAGACCATCCTTTTCCAGAGGGAATGTCAGAGTGCTCAGGGTCAACAAACGGCGACACCCCGCATCCGTACCACCGCCAGTTGCTCCCTTGGCCCCTGCATCACTAACGGGGAACAAGGCATCCATGGAGGAGTCCCAACCAGTGGAAGAGATTGTGTTGGACAACCAGCCAGTGGCATCATCTTACGAAGTTGTCGAGGCTGGGACGAAGAGAGGGCGCCCACAGCTGATAGACAACCTGGGCTACTGCTTTAGAGTTGTCTATCGTGCATCCAATGGCGTCACATGGAGATGTACTGCCCGTCGGGTAGGCACAGGATGCAGAGCCACAGTGGTACAGTGTCATGGTGTATTTGAAGCAGGCCGGCACCAGCACAACCACACACCCAACGTTGGCGCTGCCACAGCAGCCAAAATTGCAAAACGTGTGAAGAGAGAGGCAGCAAGTGACTTGTCTAAGCCGGCAGCAGCCATTGTTCAAGAGGTGTTACTCGAGGAAGTTGGTGACATGCCTTGTCCGGCACTCCCAAAGCCGGAAACCTTGGCAAGGTTAGCAAATCGCCATCGGCAGAACATGAGACCATCATTCTCCCAGAAGAATGTCCAAGTGAGTAGGGACAACGAAAGCCTGCCCTTGGCCCCTGCATCCCAGACAGGGAAGAACACAGCCATGGGGGAGTCCCTAGAAGAGCAACCAGTGGAAGAGACGGTGTTGGGTGACCAGCCAGTGGCATCGTCTTACGAAGTTGTTGAGGCTGGGACGAAGAGAGGGCGCCCACAGCTGATAGACAACGTGGGCTACTGCTTTAGAGTTGTCCATCGTGCATCCAATGGCGTCACCTGGAGATGTACTGCCCGTCGGGTAGGCACAGGATGCAGAGCCACAGTGGTGGAGCGTGATGGTGTATTTGAAGCAGGCCGGCACCAGCACAACCATAGACCCAACGTCGGCGCTGCCACAGCAGCCAAACTCTTCGCCTGTGTGAGGAGAGAGGCGGCGAGTGACTTGTCTAAGTCGGCAGCAGCCATCGTTAAAGAGGTGTTGCTCAAGGAAGTCAGTGATGCACCTTGCCCAGCACTCTTAAAGCCGGGAGCATTGGCAAGGGCAGCCTATCGAATTCGGAAGAAGATGAGACCATCATTGTCCAGGGGGGTCATCCGAGTGAGCGGGGACATGGAACGCAGACACTCTGTATCCACATCCTCACCAGTTCCCCCCTTGTCCACTGTTTCTCAGACAATGAACAAAGAGTCCACGGAGGAGTCCCATGAAGTCCAGCCAGTGGAAAAGATGGTGTTGGATGACCAGCCAGTGGCATCGTCTTATGAAGTTGTCGAGGCTGGGAGCAAGAGAGGACGCCCACAGCTAATAAACAACCTGGGCTACTGCTTTGGTGTTGTCCGTCGTGCACCCAACGGCGTAACCTGGAGATGTACTGCCCGTCGGGTAGGCACAGAATGCAGAGCCACAGTGGTACAGCGTGATGGTGTGTTTGAAGCAGGCCGGCACCAGCACAACCACGCACCCAACGTTGGTGCTGCCACAGCAGCCAAAGTTGCTGCCCGCGTGAAGAGAGAGGCAGCGAGCGACTTGTCTAAGTCGGCAGCAGCCATCGTTCAAGAGGTGTTGCTCAAGGAAGTCAGTAATGCACCTTGCCCAGCACTCTCAAAGCCGGGAGCCTTGGCAAGGTTAGCAAATCGGCATCGGCAGAACCTGAGACAAAACCCGCCAAGCAAGCGAAACCGACCAAGCAGGGAGAACAAACAGAAGCCAGCAAGCAAGCGTGCAAGAGAAGATTTTCAGCAAGTGGACTAA